One segment of Bacteroides caecimuris DNA contains the following:
- a CDS encoding glycoside hydrolase family 18 protein, translating into MLMLRKIVFFFFFLFVGLSLFAQQDYMVSSYVRGNFYNRGRISTESLRASDDLIFLNVHPNKDGSLSFENPRAFQGKGVTTWEGLIKSVRAKVKGTKVKIRLGASSGEWKAMVADEAARTTFAKNIKTVLEKNKLDGIDLDFEWAENEKEYEDYSLAILKMREVLGDKYLFSVSLHPVCYKISKEAIEAVDFISLQCYGPSPVRFPIEKYCSDIQMVLEYGIPKEKLVAGVPFYGVTKDNSKKTEAYFNFVQNGLVTSPAQNEVIYQGDTYVFDGQDNIRIKTRYAKEQKLKGMMSWDLATDLPLSDSRSLLKTMTEELRE; encoded by the coding sequence ATGCTAATGCTAAGAAAAATTGTATTCTTCTTCTTTTTTTTGTTTGTTGGATTATCATTGTTTGCACAGCAAGACTATATGGTCAGTTCTTATGTGCGGGGTAATTTTTACAACCGTGGTCGTATCTCTACAGAAAGCTTGCGGGCAAGTGACGACCTTATTTTCTTGAATGTTCATCCTAATAAAGACGGATCATTGTCATTTGAGAATCCACGTGCATTTCAGGGAAAAGGGGTGACCACTTGGGAAGGTTTGATTAAATCGGTTCGTGCAAAAGTAAAAGGTACAAAAGTGAAAATACGTTTGGGTGCTTCCAGTGGCGAATGGAAAGCGATGGTGGCCGATGAGGCCGCTCGTACGACGTTTGCAAAGAACATAAAGACTGTACTGGAAAAGAATAAACTGGATGGCATTGATCTTGATTTTGAGTGGGCAGAAAATGAGAAAGAATATGAAGATTATAGTTTGGCTATCCTGAAGATGCGTGAAGTGTTGGGAGACAAGTATCTTTTCAGTGTATCTCTGCATCCTGTTTGTTATAAGATTAGTAAGGAAGCTATTGAAGCTGTTGATTTTATTTCACTTCAGTGCTATGGTCCTTCACCGGTTCGCTTTCCAATAGAAAAATATTGTTCGGATATACAGATGGTATTGGAGTATGGTATTCCGAAGGAAAAACTGGTGGCAGGAGTTCCTTTTTATGGGGTGACCAAAGATAATTCAAAGAAGACAGAGGCTTATTTCAATTTTGTACAGAATGGATTGGTTACGAGTCCTGCACAGAATGAAGTGATCTATCAGGGAGATACTTATGTGTTTGACGGTCAGGATAACATTCGTATCAAAACCCGTTATGCAAAAGAACAGAAGCTGAAAGGTATGATGAGTTGGGATTTAGCTACGGATTTGCCGTTAAGTGACAGCAGGTCATTACTAAAGACAATGACTGAAGAATTGAGGGAATGA
- a CDS encoding helix-turn-helix domain-containing protein produces MPRDSFCIQYTNCTGCPKNVENILVYRNLPKGEHIPKDKCTQNCMLFMIKGELLINSEEHPGITLRERQIVLQAIGSKVEILALTDVEYVVYWFNELPLLCEDRYKEMMEQAEAPLTYTPLIMSERLYHLVTSMPEFLAEENPCSKYIDLKCKELVFLITNFYPLPQLGSFFYPISTYTESFHYFVMQNYSNVKNVEEFAHLGGYTTTTFRRLFKNLYGVPVYEWILEKKREGILEDLQHTKMRITEICNRYGFDSLSHFAHFCKDSFGDTPRALRKKAAGGEKIGKVQ; encoded by the coding sequence ATGCCAAGAGATTCATTTTGCATACAATATACCAACTGTACGGGATGTCCAAAAAATGTTGAGAATATCCTTGTATATAGAAACTTACCTAAAGGAGAGCATATCCCCAAGGATAAGTGTACGCAGAATTGTATGCTTTTTATGATAAAGGGCGAATTACTTATCAATAGCGAAGAGCATCCCGGAATAACGTTACGCGAGAGACAAATTGTTTTGCAAGCTATTGGCTCCAAGGTCGAAATACTGGCACTGACAGATGTTGAATACGTTGTCTACTGGTTCAACGAACTGCCTTTGCTTTGCGAAGACCGATATAAGGAAATGATGGAACAGGCGGAAGCTCCTTTGACCTACACTCCACTGATTATGAGCGAAAGGCTTTACCACCTTGTCACCAGTATGCCCGAATTCCTCGCTGAAGAAAACCCTTGCAGCAAGTATATCGACTTAAAATGCAAAGAACTGGTTTTCTTGATTACCAACTTCTATCCGCTGCCCCAACTGGGTTCATTCTTCTATCCGATCAGCACTTATACGGAAAGTTTCCACTATTTCGTCATGCAGAATTACAGTAACGTGAAGAACGTGGAAGAATTTGCGCATCTGGGAGGATATACGACCACTACTTTCCGCCGACTTTTCAAAAACCTCTACGGTGTGCCCGTATACGAATGGATACTGGAAAAGAAACGGGAAGGAATCCTGGAAGACCTGCAGCACACCAAAATGCGAATTACTGAAATCTGTAACAGATACGGATTCGACTCCCTGTCGCATTTCGCACACTTCTGTAAAGACTCTTTTGGCGATACCCCACGCGCTTTACGCAAAAAAGCAGCCGGTGGTGAGAAAATCGGAAAGGTACAATAA
- a CDS encoding succinate dehydrogenase/fumarate reductase cytochrome b subunit has product MWLSNSSVGRKVVMSVTGIALVLFLTFHMAMNLVAIISADGYNMICEFLGANWYALVATAGLAALFVIHIIYAFWLTMQNRKARGSERYAVVDKPKTVEWASQNMLVLGLIVIVGLGLHLFNFWAKMQLPELMHNMGMHADTLTLAYAANGAYHIQQTFSCPVYVVLYLVWLFALWFHLTHGFWSSMQSLGWNNKVWINRWKCISNIYSTIVVLGFALVVVVFFVKTLICGGAC; this is encoded by the coding sequence ATGTGGTTAAGTAATTCATCTGTAGGAAGGAAAGTGGTGATGAGCGTTACCGGTATCGCCCTTGTCCTGTTTCTAACATTTCACATGGCGATGAACTTGGTTGCGATCATCTCGGCTGATGGTTACAACATGATTTGTGAGTTCCTGGGAGCAAACTGGTATGCATTAGTGGCTACCGCAGGACTGGCTGCTCTTTTCGTGATTCACATCATCTACGCATTCTGGCTGACCATGCAGAATCGCAAAGCGCGTGGTAGCGAACGCTATGCAGTGGTTGACAAACCGAAAACTGTAGAATGGGCATCTCAAAACATGTTGGTGCTGGGTCTGATCGTCATCGTAGGTCTTGGTTTGCACCTCTTCAACTTCTGGGCAAAAATGCAGTTGCCGGAACTGATGCACAACATGGGCATGCACGCTGATACACTGACGCTGGCTTATGCTGCCAATGGTGCTTATCACATCCAGCAGACTTTCTCTTGCCCGGTTTACGTAGTTCTTTACCTCGTTTGGCTGTTTGCGTTGTGGTTCCACCTGACTCACGGCTTCTGGAGCTCTATGCAATCACTGGGATGGAACAACAAAGTATGGATCAATCGTTGGAAATGCATTTCTAACATCTATTCTACAATCGTTGTACTCGGTTTCGCACTGGTAGTAGTGGTATTCTTCGTGAAAACACTGATTTGTGGCGGTGCTTGCTAA
- a CDS encoding fumarate reductase/succinate dehydrogenase flavoprotein subunit, whose amino-acid sequence MIKIDSKIPEGPVAEKWTNYKAHQKLVNPANKRRLDIIVVGTGLAGASAAASLGEMGFRVFNFCIQDSPRRAHSIAAQGGINAAKNYQNDGDSVYRLFYDTVKGGDYRAREANVYRLAEVSNAIIDQCVAQGVPFAREYGGTLDNRSFGGAQVSRTFYAKGQTGQQLLLGAYSALSRQVNVGTVKLYTRYEMQDVVIVDGRARGIIAKNLVTGKLERFAAHAVVIATGGYGNAYFLSTNAMGCNCTAAISCYRKGAVFANPAYVQIHPTCIPVHGDKQSKLTLMSESLRNDGRIWVPKKKEDAVKLQKGEIKGSDIPEEDRDYYLERRYPAFGNLVPRDVASRAAKERCDAGFGVNNTGLAVFLDFSEAINRLGIDVVLQRYGNLFDMYEEITDVNPGELAKEISGVKYYNPMMIYPAIHYTMGGIWVDYELQTTIKGLFAIGECNFSDHGANRLGASALMQGLADGYFVLPYTIQNYLADQITVPRFSTDLPEFAEAEKAIQAKIDKLMSIQGKESVDSIHKKLGHIMWEYVGMGRTAEGLKKGIAALKEIRKEFETNLFIPGSKEGMNVELDKAIRLYDFITMGELVAYDALNRNESCGGHFREEYQTEEGEAKRDDENFFYVACWEYQGDDEKAPVLHKEPLVYEAIKVQTRNYKS is encoded by the coding sequence ATGATCAAGATAGATTCAAAAATTCCAGAAGGCCCGGTGGCTGAGAAATGGACCAACTATAAAGCTCACCAGAAATTGGTGAACCCCGCTAATAAACGTCGTTTGGACATCATCGTTGTGGGTACGGGTCTGGCAGGTGCTTCTGCCGCTGCTTCACTTGGTGAAATGGGTTTCAGAGTATTCAATTTCTGTATTCAGGATTCTCCCCGTCGTGCACACTCTATCGCTGCACAGGGTGGTATCAATGCTGCAAAGAATTATCAAAATGATGGTGACTCCGTTTACCGTCTGTTCTACGATACTGTAAAAGGTGGCGACTATCGTGCCCGTGAAGCAAACGTATATCGTTTGGCTGAAGTGTCTAACGCTATCATCGACCAATGTGTAGCGCAAGGTGTTCCTTTCGCTCGCGAATATGGCGGTACACTGGATAACCGTTCTTTCGGTGGCGCACAGGTATCCCGTACTTTCTACGCTAAAGGCCAGACTGGTCAGCAGTTGCTGCTGGGTGCTTACTCTGCATTGAGCCGTCAGGTAAACGTAGGTACTGTTAAACTGTACACCCGCTACGAAATGCAGGATGTTGTCATCGTTGACGGACGTGCCCGCGGTATCATCGCAAAAAATCTTGTAACAGGCAAATTGGAACGCTTCGCCGCTCACGCTGTAGTAATCGCTACCGGTGGTTATGGTAACGCTTACTTCTTGTCAACCAACGCTATGGGTTGTAACTGTACAGCTGCTATCTCTTGCTACCGCAAGGGTGCTGTATTCGCTAACCCTGCTTACGTTCAGATTCACCCGACTTGTATTCCGGTACATGGCGACAAGCAGTCTAAGCTGACTTTGATGTCCGAATCTCTCCGTAACGACGGTCGTATCTGGGTTCCGAAGAAGAAAGAAGATGCTGTAAAACTCCAGAAAGGCGAAATCAAAGGAAGTGATATTCCGGAAGAAGACCGCGACTATTACTTGGAACGCCGCTATCCGGCATTCGGTAACCTGGTTCCGCGTGACGTTGCCAGCCGTGCCGCTAAAGAACGTTGCGACGCTGGTTTCGGTGTAAACAACACAGGTTTGGCCGTATTCCTCGACTTCTCTGAAGCTATCAACCGTTTGGGTATCGACGTTGTTCTTCAACGTTATGGCAACCTCTTCGATATGTACGAAGAAATCACTGACGTTAACCCGGGCGAACTGGCTAAAGAAATCAGTGGTGTGAAATATTATAACCCGATGATGATTTATCCGGCTATCCACTATACAATGGGTGGTATCTGGGTAGACTACGAACTGCAAACCACTATCAAGGGTCTGTTCGCTATCGGTGAATGTAACTTCTCTGACCACGGTGCAAACCGCCTCGGTGCTTCTGCATTGATGCAAGGTTTGGCTGACGGTTACTTCGTATTGCCTTACACCATCCAGAACTATCTGGCAGACCAGATCACTGTTCCTCGTTTCTCTACCGATCTTCCTGAATTCGCTGAAGCTGAAAAAGCCATTCAAGCTAAGATCGACAAGCTCATGAGCATCCAGGGTAAAGAATCTGTTGATTCTATCCACAAGAAACTGGGTCATATCATGTGGGAATACGTAGGTATGGGACGTACGGCAGAAGGCTTGAAGAAAGGTATCGCCGCACTGAAAGAAATCCGCAAGGAATTCGAAACGAACTTGTTTATCCCCGGTTCTAAGGAAGGTATGAACGTAGAGCTTGACAAAGCAATCCGTCTGTACGACTTCATCACTATGGGTGAGCTTGTTGCTTACGACGCATTGAACCGTAACGAAAGTTGTGGTGGTCACTTCCGTGAAGAATACCAGACTGAAGAAGGAGAAGCAAAACGTGATGACGAAAACTTCTTCTATGTAGCATGCTGGGAATATCAAGGTGACGATGAAAAGGCTCCGGTATTGCACAAAGAACCGCTGGTATACGAAGCTATCAAGGTTCAGACCCGTAACTACAAGAGCTAA
- a CDS encoding succinate dehydrogenase/fumarate reductase iron-sulfur subunit, giving the protein MDKNISFTLKVWRQAGPKAKGAFETYQMKDIPGDTSFLEMLDILNEQLISERKEPVVFDHDCREGICGMCSLYINGHPHGPATGATTCQIYMRRFNDGDTITVEPWRSAGFPVIKDLMVDRTAYDKIMQAGGYVSVRTGAPQDANAILIAKPIADEAMDAASCIGCGACVAACKNGSAMLFVSAKVSQLNLLPQGKPEALRRAKAMLSKMDELGFGNCTNTRACEAECPKNISISNIARLNRDFIIAKLKD; this is encoded by the coding sequence ATGGATAAAAATATATCATTTACACTGAAGGTATGGCGCCAAGCTGGTCCGAAAGCTAAAGGTGCTTTTGAAACCTACCAAATGAAAGATATCCCCGGTGATACTTCCTTCCTCGAAATGCTGGATATCCTGAACGAACAGCTCATCAGCGAAAGAAAAGAACCGGTAGTATTCGATCATGACTGCCGCGAAGGTATCTGCGGTATGTGTTCTCTTTACATCAACGGACACCCGCACGGTCCTGCAACAGGTGCTACTACTTGCCAGATTTATATGCGTCGTTTCAACGACGGTGACACCATCACTGTTGAACCTTGGCGTTCGGCTGGTTTCCCGGTTATCAAGGACTTGATGGTAGACCGTACGGCATACGACAAGATTATGCAGGCTGGTGGTTATGTAAGCGTACGCACAGGTGCTCCGCAGGATGCTAACGCTATCCTGATCGCGAAGCCTATCGCTGACGAAGCTATGGATGCTGCTTCTTGTATCGGTTGCGGTGCTTGTGTAGCTGCATGTAAGAATGGTTCTGCTATGTTGTTCGTTTCTGCAAAAGTTAGCCAGTTGAACTTGCTGCCGCAAGGTAAACCGGAAGCTTTGCGTCGTGCAAAAGCTATGTTGTCAAAGATGGACGAACTGGGATTCGGTAACTGTACAAACACTCGTGCTTGTGAGGCTGAATGTCCGAAGAATATTTCTATCAGCAACATCGCCCGCTTGAACCGCGACTTCATCATCGCAAAATTAAAAGACTAG
- a CDS encoding oxaloacetate decarboxylase: MKKEIKFSLVYRDMWQSSGKYQPRVDQLVRIAPLIIEMGCFARVETNGGAFEQVNLLYGENPNKAVRAFTAPFKEAGIQTHMLDRGLNALRMYPVPADVRKLMYKVKHAQGVDITRIFCGLNETRNIIPSIKYALEAGMIPQATLCITYSPVHTVEYYDRIADQLIEAGAPEICLKDMAGIGRPGMLGELVRTIKEKHPDILIQYHGHSGPGLSMASILEVCENGADIIDVAMEPMSWGKVHPDVISVQAMLKDLGFQVPDINMKAYMKARAMTQEFIDDFLGYFMDPTNKYMSSLLLKCGLPGGMMGSMMADLKGVHSGINMILRSKNEPELSLDDLLVMLFDEVEYVWPKLGYPPLVTPFSQYVKNVALMNLMQQVKGEDRWTMIDNHTWDMILGKSGRLPGKLAPEIVELAKSKGYEFVDTDPQLNYPDALDEYRKEMDENGWEYGEDDEELFELAMHDRQYRDYKSGVAKKRFEEELQHAKDAAMVKNGYSEEEIKKLKRAKADPVIAPDNGQVLWEVSVEGPSIAPFIGRKYQHDEVFCYLSTPWGEYEKILTGFTGRVVEICAQQGANVHKGDVIGYILRSDIFA, encoded by the coding sequence ATGAAAAAGGAAATTAAATTCAGTCTTGTTTATCGGGACATGTGGCAATCTTCCGGTAAATATCAACCTCGGGTTGATCAGCTTGTCCGTATTGCTCCTTTGATTATTGAGATGGGCTGTTTTGCCAGAGTTGAAACGAATGGCGGTGCTTTTGAGCAAGTAAATCTGTTGTACGGTGAAAATCCTAATAAGGCTGTCCGTGCTTTTACCGCACCTTTTAAAGAAGCGGGTATTCAAACGCATATGCTCGATCGCGGATTGAATGCGTTGCGCATGTATCCGGTTCCGGCAGATGTTCGTAAATTGATGTATAAAGTCAAGCATGCGCAAGGAGTGGACATCACACGCATCTTTTGTGGACTGAACGAAACAAGAAATATCATTCCTTCTATTAAATATGCTTTGGAAGCAGGTATGATTCCGCAGGCAACTCTTTGTATCACCTATTCTCCTGTACACACTGTTGAGTATTATGACCGAATTGCCGATCAACTGATTGAGGCCGGTGCACCTGAAATATGCTTGAAGGATATGGCGGGTATCGGTCGTCCGGGTATGTTAGGAGAATTGGTCAGGACTATCAAGGAGAAACATCCGGATATATTGATTCAATATCATGGTCATAGCGGACCGGGATTGTCTATGGCTTCTATTCTTGAGGTTTGCGAAAATGGTGCGGACATCATTGATGTGGCTATGGAGCCGATGTCTTGGGGCAAAGTGCATCCGGACGTAATCTCTGTGCAGGCTATGTTGAAAGATTTAGGCTTCCAGGTTCCCGACATAAATATGAAAGCATATATGAAAGCTCGCGCTATGACGCAAGAATTCATTGATGATTTTCTGGGTTATTTTATGGATCCTACCAATAAATACATGTCTTCACTTCTACTGAAATGTGGTTTGCCGGGTGGTATGATGGGGTCTATGATGGCAGATTTGAAAGGAGTGCATTCCGGTATCAATATGATATTAAGGAGTAAGAATGAGCCGGAGCTTAGTCTGGATGATCTGCTTGTGATGCTTTTTGATGAAGTGGAATATGTATGGCCTAAGCTGGGTTATCCTCCTTTGGTGACTCCTTTCAGCCAGTATGTGAAGAATGTTGCATTAATGAATCTTATGCAGCAGGTAAAAGGGGAAGATCGCTGGACAATGATAGATAACCACACTTGGGATATGATTCTGGGTAAAAGTGGACGTCTTCCGGGTAAGCTCGCACCGGAGATTGTAGAGTTGGCGAAATCTAAAGGATATGAATTTGTCGATACCGACCCGCAGTTGAATTATCCGGATGCTTTGGATGAATATCGGAAGGAAATGGATGAAAATGGCTGGGAATATGGAGAGGATGACGAGGAACTTTTCGAACTGGCCATGCACGATCGCCAGTATCGTGATTATAAATCTGGGGTTGCCAAAAAGCGTTTCGAGGAAGAGTTACAACATGCTAAGGATGCGGCAATGGTAAAGAACGGATATTCGGAAGAGGAAATTAAGAAATTGAAGCGTGCCAAGGCAGACCCGGTCATTGCTCCTGATAACGGGCAGGTACTTTGGGAAGTTTCCGTGGAGGGACCATCCATTGCTCCTTTCATCGGACGTAAATATCAGCATGACGAAGTCTTTTGTTATCTTTCTACCCCGTGGGGAGAATATGAAAAGATTCTGACCGGATTTACCGGAAGGGTTGTGGAGATATGTGCACAGCAAGGTGCTAATGTACATAAAGGAGATGTTATTGGTTATATTTTACGGAGTGATATTTTTGCGTAG
- a CDS encoding AAA family ATPase, with protein MEEYIAPRRKRIPYGMMNFAVIRRDDCYYVDKTRFIPMIEEADKFFFFIRPRRFGKSLTINMLQHYYDILAKDKFEALFGDLYIGKYPTPDRNSYLVLYLNFSGIVGELHNYRKGLDAHCGTTFENFCKIYADYLPQDTLEELRTKEGAVEQLDFLYQACARAGQRIYLFIDEYDHFTNAILSDIESLHRYTDETHGEGYLRAFFNKIKAGTYSSIERCFITGVSPVTMDDLTSGFNIGTNYSLTPEFNEMIGFTEEEVRQMLTYYSTTSPFNHSVDELIEIMKPWYDNYCFAEECYGETTMYNSNMVLYFVKNYIQRGKAPREMVEDNIRIDYEKLRMLIRKDKEFAHDASIIQTLVSEGYVTGELKKGFPAVNITNPDNFVSLLYYFGMLTISGTYKGRTKLTIPNQVVREQIYTYLLSTYNEAELNFSSYEKNELASGLAYDGDWKAYFGYIADCLKRYTSQRDKQKGEFFVHGFTLAMTAQNRFYRPISEQDTQAGYVDIFLCPLLDIYSDMKHSYIVELKYAKYKDPESRVEELRQEAIAQANRYADTDTVKRAVGTTQLHKIVVVYKGMDMPVCEEI; from the coding sequence ATGGAAGAATATATAGCACCGCGCAGAAAACGTATCCCATACGGTATGATGAACTTCGCAGTCATCCGCCGCGACGACTGTTATTATGTGGACAAAACCCGGTTTATTCCCATGATAGAAGAGGCAGACAAGTTTTTCTTCTTCATCCGCCCGCGCCGTTTCGGCAAAAGCCTCACAATAAATATGTTGCAGCACTATTATGATATACTTGCCAAGGATAAGTTCGAAGCGCTGTTTGGCGACCTTTACATCGGAAAGTACCCAACCCCTGACCGAAATAGTTATCTGGTGCTGTATCTCAACTTCTCCGGAATAGTCGGTGAACTGCACAATTACCGAAAAGGGCTGGATGCGCATTGTGGCACGACCTTTGAAAACTTCTGCAAAATATATGCCGACTATCTGCCACAAGATACGTTGGAAGAATTGCGGACAAAAGAAGGAGCAGTGGAACAACTGGACTTTCTCTATCAGGCATGTGCACGTGCCGGACAGAGAATTTATCTCTTTATTGACGAATATGACCATTTCACCAATGCCATCCTATCGGACATAGAAAGCCTGCACCGCTATACGGACGAAACACATGGCGAAGGTTATCTGCGCGCCTTCTTCAATAAAATCAAAGCCGGAACCTATTCCAGCATCGAGCGGTGTTTCATCACCGGCGTAAGCCCCGTGACAATGGACGACCTCACAAGCGGTTTCAATATCGGAACCAACTACTCGCTCACACCGGAATTCAACGAGATGATAGGTTTCACGGAAGAAGAAGTGCGCCAAATGCTCACTTACTATTCCACCACCAGTCCGTTCAACCACAGTGTAGACGAACTGATAGAAATAATGAAACCCTGGTATGACAACTACTGCTTTGCGGAAGAATGTTATGGCGAAACCACTATGTATAACTCCAATATGGTGCTATACTTCGTCAAGAATTATATCCAACGGGGCAAAGCCCCCCGGGAGATGGTAGAAGACAATATCCGTATCGACTACGAAAAATTACGTATGCTCATCCGGAAGGACAAAGAGTTTGCCCATGATGCCTCCATCATACAGACATTGGTGAGCGAAGGTTACGTCACCGGAGAACTGAAAAAAGGTTTCCCTGCCGTCAATATCACCAATCCCGACAACTTTGTGAGCCTGCTCTACTATTTCGGTATGCTCACCATTAGCGGCACGTATAAAGGAAGGACCAAACTCACCATTCCTAATCAGGTAGTCCGCGAACAAATATACACTTATCTGCTAAGTACCTACAACGAAGCCGAACTCAATTTCAGCAGTTACGAAAAAAACGAACTTGCCAGCGGTCTTGCCTACGATGGCGACTGGAAAGCCTATTTCGGTTATATTGCCGACTGCCTGAAACGCTACACTTCCCAGCGCGACAAGCAGAAAGGCGAATTTTTTGTCCATGGCTTCACGCTTGCCATGACGGCACAAAACCGTTTCTACCGTCCTATTTCCGAACAGGACACACAGGCAGGCTATGTCGACATTTTCCTCTGTCCGCTACTGGATATCTATTCTGACATGAAGCACAGTTACATTGTGGAACTGAAGTATGCTAAGTATAAAGACCCCGAAAGCCGCGTGGAAGAACTGCGACAGGAAGCTATTGCCCAAGCCAACCGCTATGCTGACACTGATACGGTGAAAAGAGCAGTCGGCACTACACAGCTTCATAAGATTGTGGTTGTGTACAAAGGAATGGATATGCCAGTATGTGAAGAAATTTAA